A section of the Paenibacillus aurantius genome encodes:
- a CDS encoding M55 family metallopeptidase, which translates to MKIYIMTDMEGVSGVINNKDWCEPGGSYYEEGKELLTQEVNAAVEGFYAAGATEIHVVDGHGWGGVNHLLLDPRVSYIRYFLPKPYPFYLDSTYSAIAWVGQHAKAGTDYAHLPHTGSYDVLDCTINGLSVGEFGKVALCAAALGIPSIFGSGDEAFVEEARKLTGGIETVSVKQGKVPGSGDECETDAYRSRNLSAIHLHPAVARARIREGAEKALARFLRDPESFPLLKLAPPYRMITRYRKQGDSPARTLAADHPSDLIELMNEPGRPVDC; encoded by the coding sequence ATGAAGATCTACATCATGACGGACATGGAAGGCGTCAGCGGAGTTATTAATAATAAGGATTGGTGTGAGCCTGGCGGGAGTTATTACGAGGAAGGCAAAGAGCTTCTGACCCAGGAGGTCAATGCGGCCGTGGAAGGATTTTATGCTGCAGGCGCGACGGAAATCCACGTGGTCGACGGTCATGGCTGGGGAGGGGTCAATCATCTTTTACTTGACCCCCGCGTTTCGTACATAAGGTACTTTCTTCCTAAGCCCTATCCGTTTTATCTGGATAGCACCTATTCGGCTATCGCTTGGGTCGGGCAGCATGCCAAAGCGGGAACGGACTATGCCCACCTGCCGCATACGGGGTCCTATGACGTGCTCGACTGTACGATTAATGGTCTATCGGTAGGAGAATTCGGCAAAGTCGCCCTTTGTGCTGCCGCTCTGGGGATCCCGTCGATATTCGGCTCCGGTGACGAAGCGTTTGTAGAGGAGGCGAGGAAGCTGACCGGCGGAATCGAAACCGTCAGCGTGAAGCAGGGAAAAGTCCCCGGATCAGGAGACGAATGCGAAACCGACGCTTACCGCAGCCGCAACCTCTCTGCCATCCATCTCCACCCTGCCGTGGCGAGGGCACGTATCCGAGAAGGAGCAGAGAAGGCGCTGGCCCGCTTCCTGCGCGATCCCGAATCCTTTCCTCTGCTGAAACTGGCTCCCCCCTACCGGATGATCACCCGTTACCGCAAGCAAGGGGATTCGCCCGCCCGCACCTTGGCAGCCGACCATCCCTCCGATCTCATTGAGTTGATGAACGAGCCGGGTAGACCGGTTGATTGCTAA
- a CDS encoding CYTH domain-containing protein has product MIISLRREAKYRCEDFQEIRKVLQDQQARYVTKKQQTDRIYKVPDPLTGTYSKRIKVRKEEDKPFMVYIYSRRDREVEIEFDYFELNDPSIVSMFDTLYGQPVLITKVREVWTKGHAIFHLDSVEGIGLIFEMELLESLVSSGAEEVDRLLQPFQPYLLEKIEGSNEDLLSGRDNRSDIF; this is encoded by the coding sequence ATGATTATCTCTCTTCGACGGGAGGCAAAATACCGCTGTGAGGATTTCCAAGAAATTCGAAAAGTCCTCCAAGACCAACAAGCTCGATATGTTACGAAAAAGCAGCAGACCGATCGGATTTACAAGGTTCCTGATCCTCTCACCGGGACCTACTCCAAACGGATCAAGGTAAGAAAAGAAGAGGACAAGCCTTTTATGGTGTACATCTATAGCAGGCGGGATCGAGAAGTAGAGATCGAATTTGATTATTTTGAGTTGAACGATCCTTCAATTGTCTCCATGTTTGACACTCTCTATGGTCAACCTGTCCTGATTACAAAGGTTAGGGAGGTATGGACCAAAGGTCACGCGATCTTTCACCTGGACAGCGTGGAGGGAATTGGCCTCATTTTCGAAATGGAGCTTCTGGAAAGCCTGGTTTCATCGGGAGCCGAAGAGGTGGATCGACTTTTGCAGCCGTTTCAGCCTTATCTTCTAGAAAAGATAGAAGGCTCTAATGAGGATCTTCTCTCGGGAAGGGATAATCGCAGTGACATCTTTTAG
- a CDS encoding GNAT family N-acetyltransferase, with amino-acid sequence MELVITDTFDKEGIAHLTDERQQEIEAKRRAIRLDLETDGRERHFYLALHADRIIGTVEAGPSSRLIHDLTQGAMDQVTEVGTVFVHPGYQGQGVGTLLLNAILLHLQGKGVSEFCLDSGYPRAQQLWTKKLGEPAYLLPDYWGAGMDHMIWRCNMEKIVTGYSPKGGLI; translated from the coding sequence ATGGAGCTCGTGATCACGGATACCTTTGACAAGGAAGGAATCGCCCATTTAACGGATGAGCGGCAGCAAGAAATCGAAGCCAAGCGAAGAGCCATTCGATTGGACCTGGAAACGGATGGGAGAGAGAGGCATTTTTATTTGGCTCTCCATGCTGACCGGATCATCGGAACGGTGGAGGCTGGGCCTTCCAGCAGGCTTATTCATGACCTTACCCAAGGGGCCATGGACCAGGTGACCGAGGTGGGGACGGTGTTCGTTCATCCCGGCTATCAGGGACAGGGAGTCGGAACTCTTCTTCTTAATGCCATTTTGCTGCACTTGCAAGGGAAAGGGGTTTCCGAATTTTGTCTCGACAGCGGGTATCCAAGGGCGCAGCAGCTATGGACGAAGAAGCTCGGAGAGCCGGCCTATCTCCTACCTGATTATTGGGGAGCCGGGATGGATCATATGATCTGGAGATGCAATATGGAAAAAATCGTGACAGGTTATTCTCCTAAAGGAGGTTTAATATGA
- a CDS encoding isochorismatase family protein, with protein MKIAFLIIDMQKLFLDDSVDKRQIESACEYINYVSNILRKTGHPVVHIQDMEGRQHDLNPEVRNIIPQIAVEPDDLRVEKEYSNAFWQTNLEQLLRDRGVKFVVTAGFSAEYCVTFTTNGAAERGFPVAILQKGFLSQDPDAVRSVYRDRQVVSYSAIEFMAKACQGLS; from the coding sequence ATGAAAATCGCATTCTTGATCATCGACATGCAGAAGCTGTTCCTCGATGATTCCGTAGACAAGCGCCAGATAGAGTCAGCGTGCGAGTATATCAACTATGTTTCGAATATCCTGCGCAAGACAGGCCATCCCGTGGTTCACATTCAAGATATGGAGGGCCGTCAGCACGATCTCAATCCGGAAGTCCGGAACATTATTCCACAGATTGCCGTGGAACCGGACGATCTTCGGGTGGAGAAAGAATACTCCAACGCTTTCTGGCAAACGAATCTGGAGCAGCTTCTTCGCGACCGCGGCGTGAAATTCGTGGTGACGGCGGGCTTCTCCGCGGAATACTGCGTCACCTTCACGACCAATGGCGCCGCGGAACGGGGGTTTCCGGTCGCCATTCTCCAGAAAGGATTTCTAAGCCAAGACCCGGATGCCGTGCGCTCGGTTTATCGGGACCGGCAGGTGGTGTCCTATTCGGCTATCGAATTTATGGCGAAAGCCTGCCAGGGGTTGAGTTAA
- a CDS encoding AraC family transcriptional regulator, whose product MVSVLPVYQDAKQTNFYRSGQLPLYVLHNVKVRSPLHYHDFAELSLVIEGLGSEKIHGKTHTMRRGTVSFLMPHHIHEIQSHPETPIVLYSCMFDLAILTHSPDEQEWIGDLLKVGLELPSYYQLNEKQTLEMESFMVNLKEEYESNRYGRNTYLRTKLTEALLLMLRCHLAGHTETEDPPRPKKRHIGELVPYVHQHYNEPINLREISQVFHSSSSSISRLFKQVTGQNFTVYLHTLRIHRALSLLASTDMSVTDIAEEVGFQHTRSFSRVFKEIVGMNPKQYRVLAEENGISNP is encoded by the coding sequence ATGGTTTCCGTTCTTCCGGTTTACCAAGACGCGAAGCAAACTAACTTTTATCGCAGCGGTCAGCTCCCTCTGTACGTTCTGCATAACGTTAAAGTCCGCTCTCCGCTCCACTATCATGATTTTGCCGAACTCTCCCTGGTCATTGAAGGATTGGGTTCGGAAAAGATTCACGGCAAGACCCACACCATGCGAAGAGGCACGGTTTCTTTCCTGATGCCTCATCATATCCACGAGATTCAAAGCCATCCCGAGACCCCGATTGTACTCTATTCCTGCATGTTTGACTTAGCTATTCTGACCCATTCCCCTGATGAGCAGGAGTGGATCGGCGACCTTCTTAAGGTTGGTCTCGAGCTTCCTTCCTACTATCAATTGAACGAAAAGCAAACCCTGGAAATGGAAAGCTTCATGGTAAACCTTAAAGAGGAATATGAAAGCAACCGGTACGGCCGAAACACGTATCTTCGGACGAAGCTAACGGAAGCCTTGCTTCTTATGCTGCGCTGTCACCTAGCCGGTCACACGGAGACGGAAGATCCTCCCCGGCCCAAGAAGCGCCATATCGGAGAATTGGTACCTTATGTACACCAGCATTACAACGAGCCGATCAATCTTCGAGAAATCTCCCAGGTCTTTCATTCGAGCTCTTCCTCGATCAGCCGGCTGTTCAAGCAGGTGACCGGCCAGAATTTTACCGTCTACTTACATACCCTGCGGATTCACCGTGCCCTCAGTCTGCTCGCCTCCACCGATATGAGTGTAACGGATATTGCTGAGGAGGTTGGCTTTCAGCATACCCGTTCTTTCTCAAGGGTGTTCAAGGAAATTGTAGGCATGAACCCCAAGCAGTACCGGGTGCTTGCGGAAGAGAACGGAATATCCAATCCATAG
- a CDS encoding DsbA family oxidoreductase gives MKVEIWSDFACPFCFIGKQRFEEALSQFAHKDEVEVAFRSFELDPNAPKEVDQDVHSMLAGKYGMSREQAVAMNENVTRQAKEAGLEFHLDTLILTNTFDAHRLAQYAKKFGKDQQIVKELFQAYFTDSKHLGDPQVLADLAGKAGLDREETLRILAGDDYSAEVREEEEDAGRLGINAVPFFVIDRKYGVSGAQPSPLFLEALQKAWSESQPLQVLNETISSEGCGDGSCTPGNKP, from the coding sequence ATGAAAGTTGAAATATGGTCCGATTTTGCATGTCCCTTCTGTTTTATTGGGAAACAGCGGTTTGAAGAAGCATTAAGCCAATTTGCCCATAAAGATGAGGTAGAGGTGGCATTCCGGAGCTTCGAACTTGACCCGAACGCACCGAAAGAGGTTGACCAGGATGTCCATAGTATGCTTGCCGGTAAATACGGCATGAGCCGGGAACAGGCCGTCGCCATGAACGAGAACGTAACCCGGCAAGCCAAGGAAGCCGGGCTGGAGTTCCATCTGGACACGCTGATCCTCACTAACACATTTGATGCTCACCGGCTGGCTCAGTATGCGAAGAAGTTCGGCAAAGACCAACAGATAGTGAAAGAGCTCTTTCAGGCGTATTTCACCGACTCAAAGCATTTGGGCGACCCGCAGGTGTTGGCTGACTTGGCCGGGAAGGCCGGGCTGGACCGGGAGGAGACTCTCCGGATCCTTGCCGGTGATGATTATTCCGCCGAGGTACGGGAGGAGGAGGAAGACGCCGGCCGGCTAGGCATTAATGCGGTCCCGTTCTTCGTGATCGACCGCAAGTATGGGGTCTCCGGAGCCCAGCCAAGCCCTCTGTTTCTCGAAGCGCTGCAGAAGGCATGGAGCGAGTCGCAGCCGCTGCAGGTGCTGAATGAGACGATCTCGTCCGAGGGATGCGGCGATGGCAGCTGTACACCCGGCAACAAACCTTGA
- a CDS encoding MarR family winged helix-turn-helix transcriptional regulator, with product MKQLPPYVNVREVLQVLVRRFGLLQKDGAQCCGVTVLQSHVLYELLKRPNQSLNDLGHILCVDTSTLSRQVHQLVEWTFISRIPDPKDRRYVVLSLTPEGEAQAHSIAQSMEDYIQEIFKNIPSDKKDQVLESLHLLSTAMSKSPNCCTPPL from the coding sequence ATGAAACAGCTTCCTCCATACGTAAATGTCCGAGAAGTTCTTCAAGTTCTGGTCAGAAGGTTCGGCCTGCTCCAGAAGGACGGCGCCCAATGCTGCGGCGTAACGGTCCTACAGAGTCATGTTCTGTATGAGCTCCTTAAACGTCCTAACCAGTCCTTGAATGATCTGGGCCACATTCTTTGTGTCGATACGAGTACGCTTAGCCGGCAGGTTCATCAATTGGTGGAATGGACATTCATCAGCCGGATTCCGGACCCTAAGGACCGCCGCTACGTCGTTCTATCTCTTACCCCTGAAGGGGAAGCCCAAGCACACTCCATTGCCCAGTCCATGGAAGACTATATTCAGGAGATTTTCAAGAATATCCCCTCTGACAAAAAGGATCAGGTCTTGGAAAGTCTTCACCTGCTGAGCACGGCCATGAGTAAAAGCCCCAACTGCTGCACCCCTCCTTTATAA
- a CDS encoding ArsI/CadI family heavy metal resistance metalloenzyme, with product MKMHVVLNVRKLEASLAFYRKLFDAEPTKVKENYAKFELNQPALHFSLNVRPYEDKGVLNHLGFQVDSKETVLAVKERLQKAGLVSFDEMDTTCCYAVQDKIWVTDPEGNSWEVFYTKADSEFESAEARSLPDVCCTPAPVQRIPVSKVTTSIKGNSCGCSE from the coding sequence ATGAAAATGCATGTTGTCCTTAACGTGAGAAAGTTAGAAGCTTCCCTAGCCTTCTACCGAAAGCTCTTTGACGCCGAACCGACCAAAGTAAAGGAAAACTACGCCAAGTTCGAATTGAATCAGCCTGCTCTTCATTTCTCCCTGAATGTTCGTCCCTATGAAGACAAAGGCGTACTAAACCACCTTGGTTTTCAGGTAGACAGCAAGGAAACGGTCCTGGCGGTTAAAGAACGCCTGCAGAAAGCCGGTCTCGTATCCTTCGATGAAATGGACACCACCTGCTGCTATGCCGTTCAGGACAAAATTTGGGTAACCGACCCGGAAGGCAACTCCTGGGAAGTATTCTATACGAAAGCGGACTCGGAATTCGAATCGGCGGAAGCCCGATCTCTTCCCGACGTTTGCTGCACACCTGCTCCTGTCCAAAGGATCCCTGTCTCTAAGGTTACAACGTCCATCAAAGGAAATAGCTGCGGCTGCTCGGAATAG
- a CDS encoding VOC family protein: protein MITRIGQIMLYVNDQDKAVKFWTEVAGFQVLYEENNGEGLRWMEVAPSKSSETSLILHNKDFVAKMSPGLNLGTPSLMFFTDQFDQLHHDLSTKGITVGEIVELPTGRVFNFSDYEENYFAVMEKK from the coding sequence ATGATTACGAGAATTGGACAGATTATGCTGTATGTGAACGACCAGGATAAGGCCGTCAAGTTCTGGACGGAGGTCGCCGGATTTCAAGTTCTCTATGAAGAGAATAATGGGGAGGGCTTGAGATGGATGGAGGTGGCTCCTTCCAAGAGCTCCGAAACCAGCCTTATTCTGCATAACAAAGACTTCGTTGCCAAGATGTCTCCGGGATTGAACCTTGGGACGCCATCGCTCATGTTCTTTACCGACCAGTTCGATCAACTCCACCATGACCTGTCCACTAAAGGTATAACCGTTGGCGAGATCGTCGAGCTCCCTACAGGAAGAGTCTTTAATTTCTCCGATTATGAAGAAAACTACTTTGCCGTGATGGAGAAGAAGTAA
- a CDS encoding SRPBCC domain-containing protein — protein MANQTMVSRVENERVLVLERVFNAPRELVFKMFKDPEHLKRWWGPRGWELPVCNIDFRPGGVWHYCMKCVDKNQGDFYGMESWGKGIYGEIAEPEMFQYKDYFSDAEGGVNETLPATEITLEFIEMDGKTKLVNRAQYVSAEALKTVMDMGMMQGITETWDRLEEHLNSVK, from the coding sequence ATGGCTAATCAAACGATGGTTTCAAGAGTGGAGAATGAACGGGTGCTGGTGCTGGAACGAGTCTTTAATGCGCCGCGTGAGCTTGTATTCAAAATGTTTAAGGATCCAGAACATCTTAAGCGCTGGTGGGGACCACGTGGCTGGGAGCTTCCCGTATGCAACATCGATTTCCGTCCGGGCGGCGTATGGCACTACTGCATGAAATGTGTCGATAAGAACCAGGGGGATTTTTACGGTATGGAATCCTGGGGGAAAGGCATTTATGGGGAGATTGCCGAGCCGGAAATGTTCCAATATAAGGATTATTTCTCCGATGCCGAAGGCGGCGTTAACGAGACCCTTCCCGCAACCGAGATCACGTTGGAATTTATTGAAATGGACGGGAAGACGAAGCTCGTTAACCGCGCTCAGTATGTTTCGGCGGAAGCCCTCAAGACAGTTATGGATATGGGAATGATGCAGGGCATTACCGAAACATGGGATCGCCTGGAAGAGCATTTGAATTCCGTTAAGTAA
- a CDS encoding ArsR/SmtB family transcription factor, whose amino-acid sequence MPGNHKALEMTTLSALAARIRVDIVELLRHGPLTVGEIAGRLGVSQPHASKHLKILTDKGLLEVKAEANRRNYKLRPGPFQAMDSWVRTFRSEMEERFDSLENYLREVQTKEDL is encoded by the coding sequence ATGCCAGGGAACCATAAGGCATTGGAGATGACAACACTAAGCGCATTAGCCGCAAGGATCAGAGTGGATATCGTGGAACTGCTGCGGCACGGTCCCTTGACTGTGGGGGAAATTGCCGGCCGGTTGGGGGTAAGCCAGCCTCATGCCTCGAAGCATTTGAAGATTCTTACCGACAAGGGTCTGCTCGAAGTAAAGGCGGAAGCCAACCGCCGGAACTATAAGCTGCGGCCCGGACCTTTTCAAGCGATGGATTCGTGGGTTAGAACCTTCCGCAGCGAAATGGAGGAACGATTCGACAGCTTGGAGAATTACTTAAGGGAAGTTCAAACAAAAGAAGACCTATAA
- a CDS encoding DUF6241 domain-containing protein — protein MNSTKKVVLTSLAVIVVLFGGALAYFSITDQAAPSPATPPSEASPAPSPSSSPSPTPAASGAPEATADFTMGEPFAKQAFLQLANGERKEPEEESTIVALMHHMTHQKVKADAKWTSVQMLPDRVETVVQIVEHHPEWEHQKKLLEIARKWKAGDFSTVDQDHNFFWGLEGGNLGKAEGILSAVEEKEFIEKTFK, from the coding sequence ATGAATTCAACGAAAAAAGTCGTCCTTACGTCTCTCGCTGTCATAGTTGTTCTGTTTGGAGGGGCCTTGGCCTATTTCAGCATCACCGATCAGGCGGCGCCCTCCCCTGCCACTCCTCCTTCCGAAGCCTCTCCGGCTCCTAGTCCAAGTTCCAGTCCAAGTCCGACTCCAGCGGCCTCCGGAGCTCCTGAAGCGACGGCCGATTTTACCATGGGCGAACCCTTCGCCAAGCAAGCTTTTCTTCAACTGGCGAATGGCGAACGGAAAGAACCGGAGGAGGAAAGCACCATAGTAGCGCTTATGCACCACATGACCCATCAAAAGGTTAAAGCGGACGCCAAGTGGACAAGCGTTCAAATGCTGCCCGACCGAGTGGAGACGGTTGTCCAGATCGTGGAGCACCATCCGGAGTGGGAGCACCAGAAAAAGCTTCTGGAGATAGCCCGTAAGTGGAAGGCAGGAGACTTCTCAACCGTCGACCAGGACCATAATTTCTTCTGGGGCCTGGAAGGCGGCAACTTGGGAAAAGCGGAAGGAATTTTAAGTGCAGTTGAAGAAAAAGAGTTTATTGAAAAAACCTTTAAATAA
- a CDS encoding UDP-N-acetylmuramoyl-L-alanyl-D-glutamate--2,6-diaminopimelate ligase, whose protein sequence is MELKELAQQLPTARISGDTAIEISGLSINTRTLQPGELFICIPGVEGLQEDRHSFIKDALKAEAAALVVEREIEAEVPVIRVEDARYALAVLSAHFFDYPSSNLKLIGVTGTNGKTTTTYLIDAILSHAGYRTGRMGNIGTKIGSTFYETDINTQDPIRLQSNLRRMKEISADFCTMEVSSQGLDLGRVLGCEFRTAVFTNLTQDHLDYHGSMEEYLAAKGLLFSRLGNSFSKDQSKRKFAVLNADEEASSYLRKVTPAQVITYGIDNAADVRAKDIQLTSRGTRFTVESYAGQGTVDMNLIGKFNVYNALAAISTALAEQIPLETCAEGLSLLQNVPGRMEVVEEGQDYLVIADYAHTPDGVEKTLSALREFAGRRILTVFGCGGDRDRAKRPIMGRIAAKYSDYVILTSDNPRKEDPDQIIQDMEPGLYENQAVICPYEKQPDRRQAIRRAIFMAEPGDIVLIAGKGHEPYQILHDRTIPFDDREEAKEVICSRMKEESS, encoded by the coding sequence TTGGAACTCAAGGAACTGGCACAACAGCTGCCGACCGCCCGGATCTCGGGTGATACCGCGATCGAAATATCGGGCCTCTCGATTAACACGCGTACCCTTCAACCAGGAGAGCTGTTTATTTGTATTCCAGGCGTAGAGGGGCTGCAGGAAGACCGGCACAGCTTTATTAAAGATGCGTTAAAGGCGGAGGCCGCCGCCTTGGTTGTCGAAAGGGAAATAGAAGCGGAAGTGCCGGTCATCCGGGTAGAGGATGCACGCTATGCTCTTGCCGTTCTCTCTGCCCATTTCTTCGATTATCCAAGCTCCAACCTGAAGCTGATTGGGGTAACCGGAACGAACGGGAAGACCACAACCACCTACCTCATCGATGCCATCCTCTCCCATGCCGGTTACCGGACGGGAAGGATGGGGAATATCGGAACCAAGATCGGGTCCACCTTTTACGAGACGGATATCAACACGCAAGATCCGATCCGCCTTCAATCCAATTTACGGAGAATGAAGGAGATCTCCGCTGATTTTTGTACGATGGAGGTTTCCTCGCAAGGTCTGGATTTGGGAAGGGTGCTCGGTTGTGAGTTTCGGACGGCCGTTTTCACCAACCTTACGCAGGACCATTTGGACTATCACGGCTCCATGGAGGAATACCTGGCCGCCAAAGGACTTTTATTTTCAAGGCTGGGCAATTCTTTCTCCAAGGATCAATCCAAACGCAAGTTTGCTGTTCTAAATGCCGACGAGGAGGCCTCCTCTTATTTGAGAAAGGTGACTCCGGCACAGGTGATAACCTACGGGATCGATAACGCGGCGGATGTGAGAGCCAAAGACATTCAGCTCACCTCAAGAGGCACCCGATTTACTGTAGAATCCTATGCGGGTCAGGGAACCGTGGACATGAACCTGATAGGAAAGTTTAACGTGTATAACGCCCTGGCCGCCATAAGCACCGCACTTGCGGAGCAAATTCCACTGGAGACTTGTGCAGAAGGGCTGTCCCTCCTGCAGAACGTCCCGGGCCGCATGGAAGTGGTGGAAGAAGGCCAGGATTATCTTGTTATCGCCGACTATGCTCATACTCCAGACGGGGTAGAGAAGACTCTTTCCGCTTTACGGGAATTTGCCGGGAGGAGAATCCTAACCGTGTTTGGCTGCGGAGGAGACCGGGACCGCGCCAAGAGACCCATCATGGGGCGAATCGCTGCCAAGTACAGCGATTATGTTATTCTGACGTCCGACAACCCGCGTAAAGAGGATCCTGACCAAATCATTCAAGACATGGAGCCCGGGTTATATGAGAATCAGGCGGTGATTTGCCCTTACGAAAAACAACCCGACCGGCGGCAGGCCATTCGGCGCGCCATATTCATGGCGGAGCCAGGGGATATTGTTCTTATAGCAGGAAAGGGACATGAACCTTACCAAATCCTGCATGACCGCACCATACCTTTTGATGACCGCGAAGAAGCGAAAGAGGTCATATGCAGCCGCATGAAAGAAGAATCGAGTTGA
- a CDS encoding sialidase family protein, whose protein sequence is MIRVRRSRLVKVSGISPYRNCKIGGPGTNFLNTAVEPWVAVNPLPTKSGKPHLLGIWQQDRWSNGGARGLVAAFSRDGGRTWRRRTLPFSQCASLNVKFERASDPNVSFGPDGKAYASALSLSKSPNGTDVSQSTITAATSSDGGQTWKNLRFIQSDKGPWILNDKELITADPTRAGTAYIVWNRGTATTVATIFSKTTDGGRSWSKPKVIFPPGEGNQTFGNQIIVDARTGTLYNFFNWTKGTSSKNPENWITVQTSKDGGQAWSKGRIIAPFDSVAVIDPVTGKTIRGGGDMMPEAAIHQRTGELFVVWQSARFNGGKYDEIALTRSTDGGITWSSPIRVNPPSGTAAFTPMVRINYAGVVGVTYYRIVSNRRSPKTLPVDYWFACSTDHGRTFRPPLLITKPFNLLRAPEATSPFSPGLFIGDYQGLETFGNDFHLFFSKVNRPSAKDPVGVYATVVKVSQIRWPFWKRPVK, encoded by the coding sequence TTGATTCGGGTAAGAAGATCACGTCTGGTTAAAGTGTCGGGCATCAGCCCTTATCGGAACTGCAAAATCGGCGGACCGGGAACCAATTTTCTTAATACAGCCGTGGAGCCATGGGTGGCCGTCAACCCCCTCCCAACGAAATCGGGGAAGCCGCACCTGCTAGGCATCTGGCAGCAGGACCGTTGGTCCAACGGCGGAGCGCGGGGACTGGTTGCCGCCTTCTCGAGGGACGGAGGAAGAACCTGGAGACGTAGGACGCTGCCCTTCAGCCAATGCGCCTCACTCAACGTGAAATTCGAAAGGGCTTCCGATCCGAATGTTTCCTTTGGCCCCGATGGGAAAGCCTATGCCTCGGCCCTTTCCTTAAGTAAAAGCCCGAACGGCACCGACGTCTCCCAGTCAACCATCACCGCCGCCACCTCTTCGGACGGGGGCCAAACATGGAAGAACCTCCGGTTCATCCAATCGGATAAAGGGCCTTGGATCCTCAATGATAAAGAACTCATCACGGCGGATCCCACCAGGGCCGGCACCGCCTACATCGTATGGAACCGGGGAACGGCAACGACTGTCGCCACTATCTTCAGCAAGACGACGGACGGAGGCCGGTCGTGGAGCAAGCCGAAGGTCATCTTCCCGCCCGGGGAGGGAAACCAGACGTTCGGCAACCAGATCATCGTGGATGCGAGGACAGGCACCTTGTACAACTTTTTCAACTGGACCAAGGGGACGTCTTCAAAGAACCCCGAAAACTGGATTACGGTCCAAACGTCCAAAGATGGAGGGCAAGCATGGTCCAAGGGCCGGATTATCGCTCCCTTCGACTCCGTGGCGGTCATTGATCCGGTGACGGGCAAAACGATTCGAGGAGGCGGAGATATGATGCCCGAAGCCGCCATCCATCAGCGGACCGGAGAACTCTTTGTCGTGTGGCAGAGTGCGAGGTTCAACGGCGGCAAATACGATGAAATCGCCCTCACCCGTTCGACGGACGGAGGAATTACCTGGAGTTCTCCCATTCGAGTCAATCCCCCTTCCGGGACGGCTGCCTTCACCCCTATGGTGCGCATCAACTATGCCGGCGTGGTGGGCGTGACCTACTACCGGATCGTGAGCAACCGGCGCAGTCCCAAAACGCTGCCCGTCGACTACTGGTTCGCCTGCTCCACGGATCACGGCCGTACCTTCCGGCCTCCCCTGCTAATTACCAAACCGTTTAATCTGCTGCGAGCCCCCGAGGCTACTTCTCCTTTTTCGCCGGGTCTCTTTATTGGGGATTACCAAGGGCTGGAAACCTTCGGCAACGACTTTCATTTGTTTTTCTCCAAAGTCAATCGCCCGTCAGCCAAGGATCCCGTTGGAGTGTATGCAACCGTGGTTAAAGTCAGCCAAATTCGCTGGCCGTTCTGGAAAAGACCGGTTAAATGA